The Enterococcus sp. 7F3_DIV0205 genome has a window encoding:
- a CDS encoding metal ABC transporter ATP-binding protein yields MHYLEVKDLTFYYDDEPVLEDVSYYVDPGEFVILTGENGAAKSTLIKSTLGLLKPTKGEITIAKENTTGEKLSIGYIPQQVASFNAGFPSTVIELVRSGRFPRNRWFKPLTKRDHQHVEKALKAVGMWEMRHKRIGELSGGQKQRISLARIFATDPDLFILDEPTTGMDETSRNEFYRLLRHNAHDHGKAILMITHDHEDIKAYADRQIRLVRKEDSQWRCFHMSS; encoded by the coding sequence ATGCATTATCTAGAAGTCAAAGACCTCACATTTTATTATGATGATGAGCCAGTCTTAGAAGATGTTTCATATTATGTTGATCCTGGCGAATTTGTGATTCTAACAGGAGAAAATGGTGCAGCGAAGTCCACGTTGATCAAGAGTACTTTAGGGTTATTAAAACCAACTAAAGGGGAAATCACGATCGCAAAAGAAAATACCACAGGTGAAAAGCTGAGTATCGGCTATATTCCTCAGCAAGTGGCATCATTTAACGCAGGGTTTCCAAGTACGGTGATCGAGCTAGTGCGCTCAGGGCGTTTTCCGCGTAATCGCTGGTTTAAACCTTTAACGAAACGAGATCATCAACACGTAGAAAAAGCGTTGAAAGCAGTTGGTATGTGGGAGATGCGTCATAAGCGGATCGGTGAACTGTCTGGTGGACAGAAACAACGTATCAGTTTGGCTCGTATTTTTGCGACAGACCCAGATTTATTTATTTTAGATGAGCCAACAACAGGGATGGATGAAACGTCTAGAAATGAATTTTATCGCCTTTTACGGCATAATGCACATGATCATGGCAAAGCGATTTTGATGATCACCCACGATCATGAAGATATCAAAGCGTATGCCGATCGACAAATTCGTTTAGTTCGGAAGGAGGATTCACAGTGGAGATGCTTTCATATGAGTTCATGA
- a CDS encoding metal ABC transporter permease encodes MEMLSYEFMRKAFLAATFISVIAPMLGVFLVIRRQSLMADTLSHVSLAGVALGFFLNWNPDIMTLVVVIIAAIILEYLRMIYSTYSEISIAILMSGGLALALVLMNLSGGNSAASIQSYLFGSIVTITWQQVIILAVLFVVLVILFVLFKRPMYVLTFDEDTAHVDGLPIHWMSMLFNVITGVAIAVMIPIAGALLISAIMVLPAAIGMRIGKGFNTVIIISVIMGLIGMLTGLTGSYYLETPPSASITLIFIALFILVSIVRKVVVTMQRNKKMSERKA; translated from the coding sequence GTGGAGATGCTTTCATATGAGTTCATGAGAAAAGCCTTTTTAGCAGCAACTTTTATTTCAGTGATTGCGCCGATGTTAGGTGTGTTTCTTGTGATCAGAAGACAATCTTTGATGGCGGATACTCTTTCTCATGTATCGCTCGCCGGAGTTGCATTAGGATTTTTCTTAAATTGGAATCCAGATATCATGACACTTGTCGTGGTGATCATTGCAGCAATTATTTTAGAATATCTACGAATGATCTATAGTACGTACTCGGAAATTTCGATTGCGATTTTAATGTCTGGAGGACTGGCGTTAGCTCTGGTTCTGATGAATCTAAGTGGCGGAAATTCAGCGGCCAGTATCCAGTCATATCTGTTTGGTTCAATCGTGACGATTACATGGCAGCAAGTCATTATTTTAGCTGTGTTGTTTGTGGTATTAGTGATTTTGTTTGTTTTATTTAAACGTCCAATGTATGTGTTGACGTTTGATGAAGATACGGCTCATGTGGATGGCTTACCGATTCACTGGATGTCGATGTTGTTTAACGTGATCACAGGTGTAGCGATTGCGGTGATGATTCCGATTGCTGGAGCCTTATTGATATCAGCAATCATGGTCTTACCAGCTGCAATCGGGATGCGGATCGGTAAAGGATTTAACACGGTGATTATTATTAGTGTGATCATGGGATTGATTGGCATGCTAACAGGACTGACGGGATCTTATTATTTAGAAACACCGCCAAGTGCCAGCATTACCTTGATTTTTATCGCTTTATTTATTCTTGTGAGTATTGTCCGTAAAGTAGTTGTAACGATGCAACGAAATAAAAAAATGAGTGAAAGAAAAGCATAA
- the purR gene encoding pur operon repressor: MTQYLLDHPHTLVSLTHFAQRYKSAKSSISEDLAIIKKTFKQRGTGILETIPGAAGGVRFIPEIPYEESKELVMALCERLSEQDRLLPGGYVYLSDLLGQPELLRQVGRIIASKYLGEQIDAVMTVATKGVPIAQAVSYYLNVPFVIVRRDSKITEGSTVSVNYVSGSSERIEKMELSKRSLKRGSRVLVVDDFMKGGGTVNGMKSLIEEFEAELVGITVFAESKFKGQRAIEDYTSLLYVEDVDTRTKTINVVPGNYFDE; this comes from the coding sequence ATGACACAGTACTTGTTGGATCATCCCCATACATTGGTTTCTTTGACCCATTTTGCACAGCGCTACAAATCAGCGAAATCATCGATCAGTGAGGATTTAGCGATCATCAAAAAAACATTCAAACAACGAGGGACGGGAATTCTTGAAACCATTCCAGGAGCAGCCGGCGGTGTTCGGTTTATCCCAGAAATTCCATATGAGGAATCAAAAGAATTAGTTATGGCTTTGTGTGAACGTTTATCAGAGCAAGATCGTCTGTTGCCAGGAGGATATGTGTATCTTTCTGATTTGTTAGGACAGCCGGAATTGTTGCGCCAAGTTGGGAGAATCATTGCTTCTAAATATTTAGGGGAACAAATCGATGCGGTGATGACAGTAGCGACAAAAGGTGTGCCGATCGCGCAAGCTGTTTCGTATTACTTGAATGTTCCATTTGTGATCGTGCGCCGTGATTCGAAGATCACAGAAGGCTCGACTGTTAGTGTGAATTACGTTTCTGGATCATCTGAACGGATCGAAAAAATGGAATTATCAAAACGTAGCTTAAAGCGCGGTTCTAGAGTGTTGGTCGTGGATGACTTTATGAAAGGCGGCGGCACGGTCAATGGAATGAAGAGCCTGATCGAAGAATTTGAGGCAGAGCTTGTTGGGATCACTGTCTTTGCAGAGTCTAAATTTAAAGGGCAACGTGCGATTGAAGACTATACATCATTGCTTTATGTGGAAGATGTAGATACACGTACGAAAACAATCAATGTGGTTCCTGGGAATTATTTTGACGAATAG
- a CDS encoding MucBP domain-containing protein — MKKIASFISFFAILLIVTCFPKTSYAVDQLVFEGPTLDTPYAGQTQISGYLAAFGTLPSGEKVPVSKFDGAAWIVINGKTYNGTTAGNQMFDYTVTKIDDEKYAFTFNLPDNIVLKEGDKISTFVIPATVENPSNYPQLSHKFSGEYIVQKKADPLPGEDVLVTYLDENGTEIAPKKPISGMVDDLYDATTAEYKLTIDGYTLDETKLPTNATGTISQVSQIVTYTYKENPIKAHDVTVRYVDEKGNQLADSKTISGSIGEPYDASTDAYKPIIDGYTLDETKLPTNATGKLSALDQIVTYTYQKNRVKAQDLTVRYLDENGKELVASQTVSGLIGTPYDVSTATYKLIIDGYTLDATKLPTNAIGTLTDKKQTVTYYYVANKKSDQPTDINQKNSGKPTTQNTTSLKNNKSFPKTGETATQSILYLGGSLILLTGLAYLRKNKTTKSQ; from the coding sequence ATGAAAAAAATTGCTAGTTTCATAAGTTTTTTTGCTATTTTACTAATTGTAACCTGTTTTCCCAAAACTTCATACGCAGTAGATCAACTGGTTTTTGAAGGCCCTACATTAGATACTCCTTATGCAGGTCAAACTCAAATTTCTGGGTATCTTGCAGCATTCGGTACCTTGCCTTCTGGTGAAAAAGTTCCTGTAAGTAAGTTTGATGGTGCAGCTTGGATCGTAATCAATGGGAAAACGTATAATGGAACAACTGCTGGAAATCAGATGTTTGATTACACCGTTACAAAAATTGATGACGAAAAATACGCCTTTACGTTCAACCTTCCAGACAATATCGTTTTAAAAGAGGGGGATAAGATAAGTACTTTTGTGATTCCAGCAACTGTAGAAAATCCTTCAAATTACCCTCAATTGTCTCACAAATTCTCTGGAGAATACATCGTCCAAAAGAAAGCTGATCCGCTACCTGGTGAAGATGTCTTGGTTACATACCTAGATGAAAATGGCACTGAAATTGCCCCTAAAAAACCAATCAGTGGTATGGTAGACGATCTTTACGATGCTACAACAGCCGAGTACAAACTGACTATTGACGGTTACACCTTAGACGAAACAAAATTACCTACAAATGCGACTGGGACTATCAGCCAAGTAAGTCAAATCGTTACCTATACGTATAAAGAAAATCCCATCAAAGCTCATGACGTCACTGTGCGCTATGTTGATGAAAAAGGCAATCAACTAGCTGATTCAAAAACGATCAGCGGGTCGATCGGCGAACCTTATGATGCCTCAACAGATGCCTACAAACCAATCATTGATGGTTATACCTTGGATGAAACCAAACTACCCACAAATGCGACTGGAAAACTAAGTGCCCTCGATCAAATCGTTACTTATACGTACCAAAAAAATCGAGTCAAAGCACAAGATCTGACTGTTCGATATCTTGATGAAAATGGTAAAGAACTCGTAGCATCACAAACCGTTAGCGGCTTGATCGGTACACCTTACGATGTCTCAACGGCTACTTACAAATTAATCATTGATGGCTATACTCTGGATGCAACCAAACTACCCACAAATGCTATCGGAACTCTGACTGATAAGAAGCAAACCGTTACTTACTACTATGTTGCCAATAAAAAATCAGATCAACCAACAGATATAAACCAAAAAAACTCTGGAAAACCAACAACACAAAATACAACCTCTTTAAAGAACAACAAGAGCTTTCCTAAAACAGGGGAAACTGCCACACAATCTATTTTATACCTTGGCGGATCATTGATTCTCTTAACTGGGCTTGCTTACCTAAGAAAAAATAAAACAACTAAGTCTCAATAA
- a CDS encoding ArgE/DapE family deacylase produces the protein MEKQEKIQILKDIVAIKSVNGNEKEVAEYLSKLFKKHGIDSSFLEYDKDRDNLIVEIGNKNNEKVLAFSGHMDVVSAGNEADWTSDPFKPEIRDGKMYGRGTCDMKSGLAAMAISMIELKEENAAFNGRLRLIATVGEEVGELGAEQLTKEGYVDDVTSMVIGEPSGYAGIVYAHKGSINFKVESQGKNAHSSMPQLGVNAIDHLNDFYSRANQLFRSEIHTDEVLGDFIYNVTMISGGEQINSIPSEASLQGNIRTIPGYDNDLVIKKMNELIDELNQKDTYHLTLSIEANKISVKSEKDSDIAKIAQQVAKKQVNVDIPMVGVSGTTDAAEFTKGKKAFPVIIFGPGNETPHQVDEYVDVDNYLEMVDIYKEMATTYLA, from the coding sequence ATGGAAAAACAAGAAAAAATTCAAATCTTAAAAGACATCGTCGCAATCAAATCAGTCAATGGCAATGAAAAAGAAGTCGCTGAGTATTTAAGCAAATTATTCAAAAAACATGGCATCGACTCAAGCTTTTTAGAATATGATAAAGACCGTGACAATCTAATTGTTGAAATCGGCAATAAAAATAACGAAAAAGTTTTAGCTTTCTCAGGACATATGGATGTTGTTTCTGCTGGAAATGAAGCGGATTGGACATCAGATCCGTTCAAACCTGAAATTCGTGACGGCAAAATGTATGGTCGCGGCACTTGTGATATGAAGAGTGGTTTAGCGGCAATGGCTATTTCAATGATTGAATTAAAAGAAGAGAATGCAGCGTTCAATGGACGTCTTCGTTTGATCGCTACAGTAGGGGAAGAAGTCGGAGAATTAGGTGCAGAACAGTTAACCAAAGAAGGCTATGTGGATGATGTAACCTCAATGGTAATTGGTGAACCTTCCGGCTATGCTGGTATCGTTTATGCTCATAAGGGATCGATCAATTTTAAAGTAGAGTCTCAAGGTAAGAACGCTCATAGCTCAATGCCGCAATTAGGCGTTAATGCAATCGATCATCTAAATGATTTCTATTCAAGAGCGAATCAATTATTCCGTAGTGAAATCCACACAGACGAAGTGTTGGGAGACTTTATCTATAATGTAACCATGATTTCTGGCGGGGAACAAATCAACAGTATTCCTAGTGAAGCAAGTCTTCAAGGAAATATTAGAACGATTCCTGGTTACGATAATGACCTTGTTATCAAAAAAATGAATGAACTGATCGATGAGTTAAACCAAAAAGATACGTATCATTTAACATTGAGCATTGAAGCCAATAAAATTTCAGTGAAAAGCGAAAAAGATTCTGATATCGCAAAAATTGCCCAACAAGTAGCGAAAAAACAAGTCAATGTGGATATTCCAATGGTTGGTGTATCTGGAACGACGGATGCCGCTGAATTTACAAAAGGCAAAAAAGCTTTTCCAGTGATTATTTTTGGTCCAGGAAATGAAACACCGCATCAAGTGGATGAATATGTAGATGTGGATAACTATTTGGAAATGGTAGATATTTATAAAGAAATGGCGACGACTTATTTAGCGTAA
- a CDS encoding helix-turn-helix transcriptional regulator, translating into MITDVKKKRQQLNLTQQELADILYVTRQSISNWENGKSHPNSDILKMLSNIQIDCHKQRN; encoded by the coding sequence ATGATTACAGATGTAAAAAAGAAGCGACAACAATTAAATTTAACACAGCAAGAATTAGCAGATATATTATATGTAACAAGACAAAGTATTTCGAATTGGGAAAATGGGAAAAGTCATCCGAATAGCGATATTCTTAAAATGTTAAGTAATATTCAGATAGATTGCCATAAACAACGAAACTAA